The genome window GCTTCCCTGAATCTTTTAGATGCCGGTTGAGTCTATGGCCTGTGAACTCCTGGATTCAGACTCATACAATGTGCAGGCAGGAGGGGCGTTAGCAGAGTTCTCAGTTCAGGAAGAGCCAGTGTTGTCTGAATCTCTGAATGATCAGTCTTCCCGTGGGCTCTGAGAACTGCAGCCCTCAGCCAGTTGACATGTGCTGCTCATTCTCTAGGCATCTGGCCAGGATTTGGAGATCTTGTGCCATTGTTAGGGCGGCAACTGCTACTTTTCTGGGCTCATTCTAGCcattcatcaaaaaaaaatactttgggaATGATTTGGCGATCCTTCATTTCCTCAATACTGACTcaagcctttgttttttttcttttctttctgcatttttttgaagtgaaaagaggagaggcagaaagacagactcccacatgcgccagaccaggatttacctggcatgtccaccagggggcaatgctcagctccTGTGGAGCGTTGCCctcattacaactggagccattctagtgcctgaggcagaggccatggagccgtcctcagcgcccgggcaaactttgctcctcTGGAGCCTTAGCTATGGGAGaagaagtgagagatagagagaaaggaaaaaagaggggtggagaagcagacgggatCTTCTGAGTGCCTGGGCCTGGGATCAAACtttggacttctgcatgccaggccaatgctctaccactgagtcaaatgACCTCAAGTCCTTTTGAGTCATTCTCTTTCATCCGACTTTCTGAACCTCTTCCTGTTTCCCCATGTGGCCTCTGATCTGACCCTCTCACCATCTCCTCATAGCTGCTATCAGATCCGGTCAGATCAGAGCCTGGTAGGGCACATTCTGGGCTGCACATGGTTGCAAAGACTTGGGGTGAGGGTTGGGGAATATAGACCAGAGAAAGTGGTCACTTGAGGTCTCAGCACAATCCCTGTGGGGTCGGTAGTAAGCCCCAGTTCCCATCTCCCACCTTCTCTAAGGACTTCTGTACATCAGTGCAGAACACAAGAGCCATCATGACATGTGCACAATTCCAGTTGTGTGAAACTCATAGAGTCATTTTTTTCAGAAGCATTTCAATCTTCTTCATCCAATGACATAATCCTATAGCCTAATTTAGTTTCAAAGGAGCATCTTCTAACATTAATagattttctcatttctctccagatTTATTCTCCTTTCTCTGGCCTCTAGTAAGTTCTTACTGCCATTCAGTTGAAAGACTGACTGAtaacttctcctttctctccatatcAAGACTAAAGAAGGTGTCACTGTACGGACAGGCAAACCTTAAGTTTTATAATCTAGGGAGTGTGAATTTCAACAAAGCAGGAGATCTGGAAAGTCGCAGGTGTACTTCACAAAGGATAAACCTGAACTAGGGATTGGACAACCAGCTTTCCAGACTGAGCTCTGCGGAGTGCTCTGTGATCTTGACAAGGTCACAACATCCAGGATTTTGCACTGTCATTGCCAGTTAGGAGATGTGCCCATAAACCCTGTGAGGCTCTTGTACACTGTAAGGTACGGAGTCATAGGAAAATGTCAGTATATTACAtcgattgtttttgtttttctgctactCTAGCAAAACTAGTCTGCCCAGCAGTTCTTTCTCAAGTGAGGAGCTTATTTTTAGATTCTGTCAGCGTTTACCGTAAGGAACTTCAGAGATACGGTGCACCTCGGGAAGCTGTCGAGGCCAAGGTGAAAGTGAAGAGGTGCTTGGATAAGATTTCTGATGAAAACACCATGGAAATTCTCAAATATGTGGTAATTTCTTTCTCTGTTGGCATAGAGGCTCAGCTCAGCTATGTAGTCAGGAGGGAGGTCAGGGTGCTGCTCTGGGGACACAGGGTGTGAaggcagctgtccctctgctcacgTCTGATCGAGTGGCCCATGGTCACAAGGTCCATGATAACGTGACACCTGCTGAGCTGGACTAAGGCTGCACACAGCGCTGGGCATGTTCGTCCTTCTCAGGTCACCTCCCTGGGCACCAGGTTCCCCACAGTGTCCTGAGGAGAGGGACAGCCAGGGCCACAGGGTGTGATGGGGTAGGGCCAGAGACGGTTGCCCCCAGCAGGACGGGCCCCTCACCCAGTGGCACAGTCCCTGGGACTCTCACGGGAGgactgggagggagaaggggacacagcgagagggagagagccaGCCCCGCCCTCTGTCAGGACAGAGGGGCAGCTGCTGGGGGCTCTGCCAGCTCTCACAGAGCAGAGGTCACCCCTGTACGTCACCCCAAGTTTCCTGGCCAGGGGGCCACAACcctccctgtgtcctctgcagcccCGTGTGGAGCTGAAACACTTCAATCATGTCCTCATGGAGAGATCACACAGATGTAAAGGTGTCTCTCAGCACGTCCACCCTGGAATTAAGTCAGGTTTCAGACAACTGTCCTCACTAGCTGGATTCTCAGTGTGGGGAAGTCCGTGTGTTGTGTGGGGAATGTCCACTCCTGGAGGTGGGACATCTGCAGGCAGAATGACCCATGGCCCCGCCCATCCAGTCCCGGTCTTTCAGCCCTGTGTCCTCGTTTAGTGACAAGAGGAGTCCTCATCCTTGGACTCAGAGAAAGGACACCAGGCTGCTCTGCCCAACTCCTGAGCCTCCTCCTCGCTCCACTAGAGACCTGCGCCCTTCTCTGGGGACACGCAGGGTTTATCTGCGGGGTGTGGACATGGTTCTCTCCTGACTCGCACGGTCTGTGCAGACTGGACCAGGACTATTGAATTCCCCACACGCACGGCTACCTGCCTGGTGCCTCCATTTCCCTTTGCTGGTTGCAGTTTCTTCCACATCTGGGTTGTGAACAACAGTCTGTGTTAACATGGCTTCTGTGGGGGCTTCATgactgatgtttcttttctttctttttctatttcagatCCGCACGGAAGATGCATGTAACAGACAGGTTTAACAATCTTCCATGCAAGTTCTTTGTCGTTCAATGATGACCTGATCTTTCCCGGACAATGTGGAGGTTTCAACGTCTTGCTTCAATAAATTTCTTTCCTGCACTTCGCTGCCTGTCTTGTTTTATCCAACAGTCTCTGACCTTGAGTTGGGGTGGATTTCATCACGCAGGGGCCTGTGGGAAGTGTCAGGGGTAATGTAGGGAAACCCTGTGTCCAGGTGTCATGGTGGCCTGAGTGCCAGGGACAAATCTGTAACCTCTGCTGAAATCTCAGTGTCAGGAGGCCATGCTGGCTCTGGAACGTCGAGGGGAACATCTATCCCTGGTGCCTCCAGCTGAAGGCTGGTGACTGTCCTCGTCTGGTACCAACAtccctcctttctctgccccATGAGGGGACATTGCtgtatttttctctgtgtatgaGAATCTCCTGGTCTCTTTCATGGACAATGTGTGGGATGACATTTAGAGGTCACCAGAAAATTCAGTATCATCTCCTTAATTCAAAATCTGTAACTTTATCACATCTACAGAGTCCTTTTTCCCACGACACAGACATGACAGTCCCAGTCTCAGGTGTGGATCTGTGTGGGGACGGAATGAGCCTACTTGAGCTTCTCTGCCTGCTGACCCTAAGAGTCCACTGAGGGTGCCCCCTCCACGGTCTAGCCTCTCTTCGAACATCCTTTCGTACTCTGAAACACTAGAGCTCATGTGTTTCTAAATGTTTGAAGGAAGAGGATTTGTTATTAGACATACCCACGTTCTTTAAGTATAATTGGTATATTGTACACACTATTGTTTCCTTTGCACCCCTGCCTGGCCCCGCTTCTATAAACATTCTTgagaacatagaaaataaaaaataggtggTACCTACAATTATCAACTGTGTCCAAAACCTTTAGAATAAATGTGATCACAGGGGAACATGTCCATGTAAATTAGTCTCTATTTTCTGGAACATCTTCTTGTTCATCCACATCTGTGCTCTGTGGACACAGGGTCAGGAGCTCTTGCCACAGCCTGAGAAACGCAGCCTGGAATCATGTGGGGAGACAAGGCCCCCATCAGCGGTCATACAGGCCTGGCCTGACCCCGTCCTGGGTCCCCTCTCTCCCCATGTCCCTGCTCACCCATATGCTGTGCTCAGCCATCCTGTCTATGTGCCATTCACTCGTCATGACGTTGGGTCACAGCAATGCCCGTGGGCTCGTCGTGGTCCCTTTCCCTCTATGTTGTCCCAGCACAGGAGAGTGAACAGCCTAGTCTGCAAAGCCTGTGTCCCGTCCCCTGCTCGGTGAagccttctctgcctctcagaCCCTAAAGTAAACCGTCATACACAGTCACAGTGTGTGCATTAAACCACACGCACGCACTCATATACACATATTTACGCACATTGGAAACATGCCCAATAGGTGATGCACAGACACACCAGAGACACacacaaggacacacacacacacaaacacacacacacacacaagcaggcAACTATCCCTCTGTTGTCATGTTATTCTTTTGTGATATAAGAGTCCTGTCACTGAGAAGTTTGGGTGTACATTTGGGAAAAGGAacaatataaagaacaaatactATCAATCAATGGTAATGTTGCTAAAATGCTTAAGAGTTTACAAGCATGGAGATCCCGATGGGCAGTCATTGTCCCGAAAGGTTACAAGTTTATCCTGACAGGTCTTCAGGAATGGGATAGACTGTTACCATCGTTGGACGTGGAACAAAGGACGTCCCTCCACTGGCCTCCAGCCTGGCTCTGTGTCTTCTCAGCATCAACTGGGAAGATTTCAAAAGCAAGTGATGCGCAGGTCCCAGTCCAGGACCAACGTGAGTACCTCTGCGGGTGGAACCGTGCggcccccatccccacctcccctgctgCGGGTGCGGCACCACGTGACTGCGGAGGCCACGACAGCCCCTGAACTGGGGAGGACAGCCAGACTGTGCATGAGCCAGAGACTCCCAGCATCCCCAGGGGGTCACCTGGAGACCTTTCCTTGGCCACTTCTCTAGCTCTGCAAGGTGGGCATGGCAGGGCATTTATCAGTATTACTGTGATAACAGTGACAGATAGGGTCTCGGGCAGGAACGTGTCTTCCCTGAGCTGCTGACAGGGAGACAGGTGAGATATGTCATGATCACAAAGGCTGGGCCGGAGCGGACGGGGGAGTGAGGTTAATGGCTAGACCCTCGTTCCGGATAATTCTGGACAAGAATGGTGGTAAAATGGAGACTGAATATAACATGCCAGTGAATTCTTCACATAAtatgattaaaattataattttatgtttgaaacttattttcatcttttccaagcaagaggaggggagatagagagacagactcctgcatgtgcgccgaccaggatacacAGAGCACCCCAaaaggggctgatgctctgttcactttGGCCATGCTCagaactgagctacttttagtgcctgaggtagaagctgcatggaaccatcctcagaacccagggccagtgcactcagaccaatcaagccatggctgtgagataggaagagagagagagagaaagagggggaggggtggtgaagcagatggttgcttctcctgtgtgtcctaagaatcaaacctgggtcatccagcctgaccaggcggtggtgcagtggacagagcgttggactgggatgcggaagacccaggttcgagaccccgaggtagccagcttgagcacgggctcatctggcttgagcaaaaagctcaccagcttggacccaaggtcactggctcaagcaagaggttactcggtctgctgaaggcccacggtcaaggcacgtatgagagagcaatcaatgaacaactaaggtgttgcaacgaaaaactgatgattgatgcttctcatctccctccattcctgtctgtctatccctctctctgactctgtccctgtaaaaaaaaaaaaaaaacaaaaaaaaaacctgggtcatccacacgCCACGtgcatgctctaccactgagcaaaccggcaaGGGCCTATGTTtgtatattttaccaaaataCAGAAGAAGATTGCACAGAATCTCGCTCTCTGAGAGGCAGCGGAAAGAGACCTGCCCATGGGAACAGGTTCTGTATTTCAGCCCTCAGGACACTCTCCCTGCATTGCAGACACCTCCTGTCAGATCACGTCTGGTGTCAACTCTCTGTTTGTTGCCTCCCAGGACTTTTTTTCTTGGGGACCTCACCTATGTTTAGAAACTCTGCTTCAAACTCACAAACTGAGTTTAGCAGCTACAAAGGATTGATCTGCAGAGTCTCTTGACTTTATCATTGCACCTTGAATCCTTCCCGGGACACATGTTATCACTCTCTGCCTAGACTCTGCCCCTTAAATATCTTCTCTCTGCATCCCTCCTACTCTCTGTGACAAGTTCAATAAACCAAGCTCAAGGCACTGGTTTGTCATATGTTTACTTAGAGTAATCTTTCAGTGGCTCTCCACTCCTATAAATGGCGGTCAAAGTCTCCAATCAGTATAGAGTGTATTCTTGGATGTAGGACAACAAAAACTTCACCTTAATCAAAATTAACGCTCTtcattcctcccttccttttaatTCTACTATGTGTCTCCCAGGCGCTAACCTGGGAGGGCatgaaaatggagagagacagagagctaaCAAGTTCTTAAAAGACACATAATCTTATGAAGAGGTCAAAGTTCTCTGGGTCAGAAAGAACTCTCTCACGTGGGACATGTCATGGGTCTTCAGAAAGTGAAGATTACTACAATATGTTCTTCCTTGTGGGTAACAGACATTTAAACTAAAACAAGAACtttggggaaataataaatatagcagCTAGACAACAACATAAAGGATCTAGAAGACAAACTCTGtgcttgggtgtgtgtgtgtgtgtgtgtgtgtgtgtaatagaaaagaaataagagaggAAAGATGAGCATGTCCAAACATTAATCCAAGAGTTCCaactaataaaaaatgttaaatgagagAGACCGTGCTGGGAGGAAACCACCAagaaatacatgaagaaaatgcCCCCACAGCGAAGACTATGAACTGGACCAGCTCACTATTTCCCCACATCAGAACACATTTTGTGATGTTTGGAAACATCACCTTAAAGGAAGGAGattctttcaaaaagaaacactAGGTCACCTGCCAGGATGAGGAATAAAAGTAGAATGAGCACCGACTGGAGGGCCCAGAGGAACACTGAAAGTTCAGAGGTCTGGCCTGTACCTGTGCACAGACAGAATTCTGAGGCAGTCAGCTAGCATTTCAGCATGAACATAAACACATCTCAGAAGAGCAGCACATCTGCTGAAGTTTTATCTCCCATGAGGTTTTTCTCAGAAGGTAGAGGAGAATTTGCTCTACAgaaaggactggatgaagaaagaCAAGGCAGGCAGCCCAGTGCACACAGGATATAACACAGGTGTTTGTAGATGAGCCGCAGAGAAGGGTAAAatgatataatttcacacatcAACACCATGAGATGCAGTGATCCCATTTGTGGGGAGGTGGAGATGGCATGGTGTGTATAAGACTGGGCAGTCATCTAGTGCTTCTCATTGGAAGaagttgtttttccatttttgacCAATTTTCtgacatcattattttaaaataaaaaatttgaaaatacaagaaagtgtcagacagaaatgacaaggaAGGACGACTGAAATTTGCAAGAAACTAAATATGGTAGAAATGAGTTAAGATGTGGTACATCATTGAAGGCCACATAGAGATCTATGTGGCACCAAACTTAGGAGATTCTTGATGTATTTTGTTGAAAGAACTAGTGAATTTTCTGAAAGAATTGATTGTCATATTAAATGACAAGAGATAAGGCAGGGAACTGAAGAATAATGTTATATCAAAAATGAGTTTGTACCTTAGAAATTAAAGGCCTACAGACATTCAACAGAGAACAAAGCGCTTGTGAGCTTGCATTCTCCTAGACTAGACTGTGAGCAGGGGAGGGCTGAGTGGATCCTGAAGGACAATGTCAATAAGggtgacagagaggagaaggagacgaCTTCCAGGTGGGAGGACAAGCCTGTCAAAGTCCTGATCTTGGAGATGAGCTCCATGCACCGGAGGTCACACGTGGCGACTCTACTGCCACCATTGGTCAGCACGGCGGCTCCTCACTGTCCTCTGGCTGTGAGGCCACAGGCCTGTCCTCATCTTTTGCCATAAGGACAAATGCAGTCAGGGATGTTTCTATGACTGGGTGTCTTGGCCGTGACTTTAGTGTCATTGGAGGTTGAGGAGTTCTTTTCTGAGTAGGTGCCTTGAGTAGCTCAGGCTGTTTAGCAGCAAACGTGGTCTTATCCATTTGATGCCAATGGCCACCACCCACTCCAGGGGACAGTAATATATCTCTGGGCAAGGACCAATGCCCACAATGGTGGATGCAAGGAGGGAGAAAATCAGCCATAGTAGAGAATCATGGTTCTAGCACTGGAAATATGTATTAGATTTCCCTTATTCCCCTTGTAACAGCCCTATGACCACACATTCAAGTTCTGGAGTCCAATAGTTAATAAGAAACCATGAGCATTAGTTGGAGGGAAATTAGTAACTGAATAGAGAAGATTTGGTGTATTAATCTAACAAGCCATATGGACTGTCACATGTGTGTGCGGATTAAATATTTAACCACAGATCTTGTAGAAATATCAAGCTGTGTAAGTTTTGGTTAATGAGCCAAAGAGAAATACCGGGAGGTGACAAGTGATATTGACTCAGCTTCCAAATCCAGCTCCCTGTTCCAAGTCATTAGATGGATCCGGGTGAGATTGAATTAAGCTAATATTTATTTCCAGGTACTAGAGGGCTGAGGTGGCCCCGTGCCTGGATGTCAGagctcccacttcttgttttcctaCCCTGGCCCTGCTGATGGGTGATCCCCCAGTTATCTCTAAGAAAATTAAGTCTGCGGTGTTAGCACCATGATGTCAGCTTGATGTCTGGGTTTAGAGTTGGGGATGAGCCTTGCCTTTTAGAGTCTCTATTTTAAATGACTAACTCCTTTTAAATAAACCCACTAATAAATCATGCCATATACTCAGAGAATTCTTTGTAGAATTGCAATCTATCtccaaaaacagtaataaaacaactaATTAGACACCCACTTTATCACAACTGTCACACACAGTCCAGAAGAGCGCAGGTCATGCTCTCTAGAAGATGAACAGGGAAGAAAGAGCCATGAGGTCAGGTCCTCGTCACCAGGACACTGGTGAACACTGGAGCCATTGGGTCCCGGGAAGGTGAACCCAAAGATTCAAGGCCATGATCTGACACCAGCAGTGAGTTCTCTCTTTGGTGTGTTATTGGGAGTAAATAGTTTCAACTAAAAGCCCCCCAGGCAGGGACAGTGGAGAAGACTTCACATGGAGCAAAGGCCTTGAGTAGAACACCATGGGGCCCGCACAGAAATCTACCTGGAGGTCACATAGAGCTGCTGTGCAGATCAAGGTTCCTGGAATCCACTTGAGTCCTAAAGTAAAGTCCATAAGGGTTAAACTAAGGAGATCAGTAGAGCTGAGAGCTCTCTGATCCCATAACACCTACCTCCCCACCCATCTCTGCTACCCACTAGCTGTGTGGCTATGATCAAGTCACTTGAGTTCTTCTGTCACATTGCCTATAGCTGGACAGAGATGATATGTCTACCTCATGAGAGGGAGACCATACATCAGTTTGCTCAGGGCAATCAGTCTGTGCTGCTGCCGTGACATTCCGTTCATTTAGTGACGAACCTTCTAATCAATTTCATCTACTGACATGGCCATTGCTacagatagaaaaaaattgaGGGTTCCAAAAGCTCTGTCTCCTTTGTTTCTACACACAGAGCACAGGCTGGTGGGTTCTGGTGGATTTCCACGGTCCTTTCCTGGGTCAGTGCCAGGTGTGTCTGGTGACTCTTTCCTTCATCCATGGGAGAAATCAAGGTGACCTCCtggagaataaaaggaggagTTCTGGGCACTCACCTCCAAAGTGAGATCCTTCTTTCCTGCCACAGCGCAGTGACCAGCCAGAGCCGCTGCCGGGACCATGAAGCTGCTCCCAGTCCTCGTGCTCGCTGCCCTCCCCTTTTACTGCTGCACAGGTGAGTCCGCACGGGACGAGTTTCGGGGGGCTTGTTGTCAGGGCCGCTGTGGGAGAtctctgctcccctcaccccaggACAGGATGTCTCACTTCTCTAgtttgtaggtgtgtgtgtgtgtgtgtgtgtctgtctgtgtgtgtaacAAGGAAGCAGTGTGTGAGGACTTAAAGAATACCCAGATCCTGAGTTACTGTCCGAGGACTCAGACCATTCCCCATCATCTTTCTGAATGGACGTGCAGCTGGGATGTGGGAGAAGGACAAGCATCACGGCTGCCCAACCAGGAGTTCATGCCTCTGTGACTGAGCAGCTTTTGCACGCTTTCATCCCAGGTCCTGGCTGCACACTTGTGAGCCAGGTGATTGACTAGGCAATTGACCCTGAAGTGAGCAAGGATGAATACATAGAAAATTTTAGAGAGTTCATACCGGATGCAGAAGCAGAAGAGCCCATAAGACAAGTGAAGCAGTGCTTTCTCCAGCAGAGTGAAGAAACTCTGACAAATGCCCAAGTGATGGTGGTAAGTTTGGTTTCTTCTTAACTGCTTTTAAACCACTAGACAGGAATAGACAATGTCAAAGTAGGTTACTAATTTCTTCAAAGCTAGTGTTGATCACAGTTTACTTTATTTCAGTGAATTTAATTGTTAGCGAGTGTGAGTACTTTGACACCTGGAAAGCCATCCAAGTTGgtgttggtgagcctgtgcactTTGTGGAATCTCCAGTGAGTGATTACTGGAAATgcgagagagaaaagggtgtttGGGCAAAGGCTTACCTTCCCCTCAGTACAGCAGTGTGCAGGGAGGGCGGTGAGGAAGTGGGAGATGTTAGGTGTGGAGGGTTGTACATTAGCTGATCACAAGGTCTAGGAGATTGGTTGCTCTTCTGGGTGAATATTCTTACCACAACTAGTCTGTATATTTAAAGTGCAGAGATGGGTGTTATGTGTATTTATCatgattaaaacttaaaaaaattaacaacctCTTCAATCAAAGATGAGGggaactatttaaaaagaaaacactgaatcAGACAAATCTGTAACAGTGAGCATCTGGAAAGTTTAGTAGCCTAAAAAAGGATAGGGTGCGGGCATCTGCCCATTTGCCCTAGTTCTTAACATGCAGGCCATGCAGGAGCTCAAACTGCACGCTGCCTCGTATTTGGGCTGAGGTACTGAAAACTGAAAACACAGTGTATTCATTGGGTAAGTTCTTGAAGAAGAGGAAACATACAGGGAAAATCAGCAAAGGGATCCCCGCTGGGGAAGTGCTGGAAGCACCAGCCCCTCTGGCATCAGCAGAGGTCTCCTGAGCAGGAGGACACAGCACAGAATTCCGATGTT of Saccopteryx bilineata isolate mSacBil1 chromosome 1, mSacBil1_pri_phased_curated, whole genome shotgun sequence contains these proteins:
- the LOC136320886 gene encoding secretoglobin family 1D member 1-like, translating into MRPVLCVLLVTLALSCYEAKLVCPAVLSQVRSLFLDSVSVYRKELQRYGAPREAVEAKVKVKRCLDKISDENTMEILKYVIRTEDACNRQV